CGTTCGACAGCTGGAAGTCGCGGTTGAACGAGTACAGCTGCGTCCAGATCGGGGCGCGGTTCGGGTTCTGGTTGGCTTCGGTCAGGTTGAAGTACCACGATTCATAGTCCGTCACTTGCTGCAAAGACGAAAGCGATTTCCCATGTAACGAAAGTCTTCGGTGAAGATTAAAGCTGAAACACTTACGTAGGTTTGCGGGTTGACGTAGTACACCGCGTAGTTGGGGTTGTAGTTACTAAACGGTACGGTACCACCAGCGTTGAACCCGACATTGATGGCGGCCTGGGGGTTGGACAGCGAGTAGAACAGATTGAACTCGTCGGCGTGCGTATGGCCGTGGAAGTGGCCCTCGATCACGTCCCAGAAGCGATCCAGAATGCGACGATACTGGCGAGCCCAGGTGCGATAGCTGGTTCCAGCACCGATGGGAATGTGCGCCAGGATGTGTACCTTCTCGCCGGCGGCTTCGGCCTGCAGGAGCGTATCGTGCAGCCACTGGAGCTGTGCCTGAAGGTACGCCGGATCGTACAGAATCCACCAGTTGAACGTGTACGCGTCGTTGTTGTTCATGCCGATAATACGGAACCCGGGTCGGACCAGCGCCGTGTAGAAACCACCCTGCCGGATAGTTTGCTGCGTGGCGGCCGGCAGCCAGGAGGCCCACTGGTCGGCCGAGAAATCGTACAACCAGCTGGCCGAAAAGTCGGTCCGATCGATGTAGCTGGGAGCGAATACGTTCGTGGGGTTGTTCTCGTGGTTGCCGAGCACACAATACACGGGCTTCGTGCCGAACACATCGCGGAACAGTTGGTAAGTGCGCGTCATCGAGACAATATTGCCCGCCACGGTCGTTTCCCAGACACCATGATCGATAATGTCACCGGTGTAGTACACGTACGACGCATCTGGATGCTGGCGAGCAGCGGCACGTACTGCGTCTTCTACTGCCTTCCACGGAGAATCACAATCCCGGTAGTCACCCCACTCACCGGCACCGTCCGCTGGGTTGGCAGGAATACCTTGGCCCTcgcggcagcagcacggcTCACCACACACAGCATTATACCCAGTGCGATAGTGCGGATCGTAGTGCACGTCCGTGATGTGGATGATCTTGAAGTCGCTGGCGCCGCGGTTCGGAGTGGTCTTCGAAGCGGTAATTGGACGCCCGCCAGCCGGTACATTGATGGACCAGTTCAAAAAGGTCGGATCCTCCAATACGCAAGTACCCGACTGGAAGATAATACCGCACATAGTCTGTGCCGTCAGCGACGGACGGTTATCGATGATGTACAGCAAGATGTCGATGTTCTTGTTCACAATCTTCAGACAGTTGGCTGCGGTGAGAATGTTCAGCGTTTGACACGTCGAAGCCGCCTGCTCCGCAATGCGGTCACGATCCCAGCCGAGCACGCGACGGTAGGTGAGATAGGTCGTCATCAACGCCCGACACGCCGTACACTCCACGGTCAGGTACGGTAGCGGATGGTCATCCATCTCCATCCGGAACATGTCCGGCTGCTGGCGCATGTACTC
This region of Anopheles marshallii chromosome 2, idAnoMarsDA_429_01, whole genome shotgun sequence genomic DNA includes:
- the LOC128707272 gene encoding sphingomyelin phosphodiesterase-like, with the translated sequence MRELLRSVGVAGHREQSRELTLIGRMGRVTIVSSLVIVAAVIGSIASYQVKPANYAKLVEQQRKFDEAFEKEFYVEHTKYVETGERSERLVEMFEYMRQQPDMFRMEMDDHPLPYLTVECTACRALMTTYLTYRRVLGWDRDRIAEQAASTCQTLNILTAANCLKIVNKNIDILLYIIDNRPSLTAQTMCGIIFQSGTCVLEDPTFLNWSINVPAGGRPITASKTTPNRGASDFKIIHITDVHYDPHYRTGYNAVCGEPCCCREGQGIPANPADGAGEWGDYRDCDSPWKAVEDAVRAAARQHPDASYVYYTGDIIDHGVWETTVAGNIVSMTRTYQLFRDVFGTKPVYCVLGNHENNPTNVFAPSYIDRTDFSASWLYDFSADQWASWLPAATQQTIRQGGFYTALVRPGFRIIGMNNNDAYTFNWWILYDPAYLQAQLQWLHDTLLQAEAAGEKVHILAHIPIGAGTSYRTWARQYRRILDRFWDVIEGHFHGHTHADEFNLFYSLSNPQAAINVGFNAGGTVPFSNYNPNYAVYYVNPQTYQVTDYESWYFNLTEANQNPNRAPIWTQLYSFNRDFQLSNVSPASLDGLVRRFASNPTELRHYWEMKVKRGDPFLAAGCDGDCLLNHLCQIVTNEANDDSKCNALAAIFRNLDDELFNEEK